A window of the Aquimarina spinulae genome harbors these coding sequences:
- a CDS encoding LytR/AlgR family response regulator transcription factor: MIIDDEKLARQLIENHIAKIDNFEVVFSCKSAIEAINILNSEHIDLLFLDVEMPVLLGTDFYKNLLQKPKVIFTTAYREYAVEGFELNAIDYLVKPITFGRFFKAIEKFLASQNHKIEIQASSETLQSKNYIFVTADRKQVKVQFDDILFVESVKNYIKIRTENKSLLVKFSISSFQDVLDARFLRVHRSFIINKDKITAYTKHDIEIGTIEIPIGEIYKNILAKIK; this comes from the coding sequence TTGATAATTGATGACGAAAAATTAGCAAGACAACTCATTGAAAATCATATTGCAAAAATTGATAATTTTGAAGTTGTTTTTTCTTGTAAAAGCGCCATTGAGGCAATTAATATATTAAATTCAGAACATATAGATTTACTTTTTTTGGATGTTGAAATGCCTGTTTTATTGGGAACAGATTTTTATAAAAACCTCCTTCAAAAACCTAAAGTAATTTTCACCACTGCCTACAGAGAGTATGCTGTTGAAGGATTTGAATTAAATGCTATTGATTATTTAGTAAAACCAATAACATTCGGTAGGTTTTTCAAGGCAATAGAAAAGTTTTTAGCCTCACAAAACCATAAAATTGAAATACAAGCTTCTTCAGAAACATTACAGAGTAAGAACTATATTTTTGTAACAGCAGACAGAAAGCAGGTAAAAGTACAGTTTGATGATATTCTATTTGTAGAAAGTGTAAAAAACTATATTAAAATTAGAACTGAAAATAAATCACTCCTTGTTAAATTTAGTATTTCTTCATTTCAAGATGTGTTGGATGCTCGCTTTCTTCGTGTTCATCGTTCATTTATTATCAATAAAGACAAAATAACGGCCTATACAAAACACGATATTGAAATTGGTACTATTGAAATCCCTATTGGAGAGATTTATAAAAATATTTTAGCCAAAATAAAATAA
- a CDS encoding hybrid sensor histidine kinase/response regulator transcription factor: MRKLYTKIIVVLVLICWEYNTLANEKYSIEQITVKDGLASNNIRSICRDHLGYLWIGTVSGLHKFDGFSMQKFFYDDENDKSIPNNHINFIIEDDSLNLWIGTRRGLARYNREEDSFSTIVFDENSAGVHSFSKENNQLVFGFSTGLAFFNYKTNEFDIRFFKGKGPDNSILKLASFDSENFVIGSTRNGLWIYNKSSTDITQINDKEIDGVYDVLVDKKGILWVVTNKNGIKLFKKNGEEIFDETINQLIDPQYRFVTDFVEKGSEIYIATDGGGIIIFDQITRKIQKLQHQKRVENSSLSLPSNSITDLYFDHFGNLFVGTVRTGLIWINEVAAQSYSEVPFGNHFGLSNPTVLTLFEGNDDKIWIGTDGGGLNVFDPRRNTFEHIQEFQEGKIVSICGYGEDKLLVSFYHDKIRVFDIKRNTFEKEENNTWLKEWSESDSYVPTYLFDDKYGNIWNFGREKVELKTKDGAIDVLAKNNGWNMKQPITINILQEINKEEFIASGVGGAYLINTSKKSVSNIFSLSNEKWNCEKYNNSIYSMIKIKDSIWMASSIGLFCYDNKNKQIDYYKNKFFSAVHSVTKGVNNSLWLGTNNGLYRYYPFDGSYQLYGRFKGVRIHEYMSGSVLKCRNGDVYFGAADGLVKINANQDTNESLTTPVVSIVDIITDGARKTENQEGNLLNNEIKLVWNNSSLRFNLVVNEKDIFRNRIYRIQFDGYLNEVIETTNPQVYFTHIPNGTYEIKIWCNLKDGSWPVEYTSISLFVPLPWWKRWWFIGSVISLTLFIFIQMSLDFKKQEKLKAELFIERERKEQQKLLHKKKQEFFTNISHELRTPLSLVYGPLKRLLGQQAFTREEVFRNIKVMHEATLKMKRLIEQVLDIRKFEIGIGEIKLDRLYLNNWLHNYVKQFELEFETKSITLVVKLPEKEEVVTFDEDKLDKILSNLLINAIKYSPQHGQVFLSYTKKVDKIEFVIADQGPGILEKEKEVIFDRFFQGSNHLEGSGIGLTFVRKLIEFQQGKIWVNNRPEGGAEFRFYLPYINYVLSKNDNAPAFDKICSDKSEFVQNNDFELLKDKVVLVVEDDIDLRTFIVKGLDQHCKVIEATNGEEAWHLALSHLPDIIISDIMMPKMNGFQLCEKIKNDVRVSHLVVVLLTAKNDEESRLLGYKGGADAYLSKPFSLDLLSVRLVNIIENRSHQKELVRVKQKIVPALITYNNTDEVFLKRVITIIENNLDNPNFNVNMLNAEFAMSRSTFYAKMKTISDLGVNEFIKLIRIDFAAELLKNTNLPVNEIAMKVGFDNQRYFSTVFKEMKNCTPTQYREIER, from the coding sequence ATGCGAAAATTGTATACCAAAATTATTGTAGTCTTAGTATTAATATGCTGGGAGTATAATACACTAGCCAATGAAAAATACAGTATTGAGCAAATTACAGTTAAAGATGGCCTGGCTAGTAACAATATACGTTCTATCTGTCGTGATCATTTAGGATATTTATGGATAGGTACTGTTTCGGGATTGCATAAGTTTGATGGTTTTTCTATGCAAAAATTCTTCTACGATGACGAAAATGATAAATCCATACCAAATAATCATATTAATTTCATCATTGAGGATGATTCTTTAAACCTCTGGATCGGCACACGACGAGGATTAGCACGTTATAATAGAGAAGAAGATTCATTTTCAACTATCGTATTTGATGAAAATTCTGCAGGAGTTCATTCTTTTAGTAAGGAAAATAATCAGCTTGTCTTTGGGTTTTCTACAGGGTTAGCATTCTTTAACTATAAAACTAATGAGTTCGATATAAGATTTTTTAAAGGAAAAGGCCCAGATAATTCTATCCTTAAACTAGCTAGTTTCGATAGTGAAAACTTTGTTATCGGTTCAACTAGGAATGGGCTATGGATATATAATAAGTCATCGACGGATATAACCCAGATTAATGATAAAGAAATTGATGGTGTTTATGATGTTTTGGTCGACAAAAAAGGAATATTGTGGGTTGTTACTAATAAAAATGGGATAAAACTTTTTAAAAAAAACGGGGAAGAGATTTTTGATGAAACTATAAATCAGTTGATAGACCCTCAATACCGTTTTGTAACAGATTTTGTTGAAAAAGGAAGTGAAATATACATCGCAACCGATGGAGGAGGCATAATAATATTTGATCAAATAACAAGAAAGATTCAGAAATTACAACATCAAAAAAGAGTTGAAAATTCATCACTCTCTTTGCCAAGTAATTCCATTACTGATTTATATTTTGATCATTTTGGAAATCTTTTTGTAGGAACAGTTCGTACAGGTTTGATCTGGATCAATGAAGTAGCTGCTCAATCTTATTCTGAAGTTCCTTTTGGTAATCATTTCGGACTGTCTAACCCAACTGTTTTAACATTATTTGAAGGTAATGATGATAAAATCTGGATAGGAACTGATGGAGGAGGATTAAATGTATTTGATCCAAGACGTAATACATTTGAACATATACAAGAATTTCAAGAAGGAAAAATTGTTTCGATATGCGGGTATGGAGAGGATAAGCTTTTAGTAAGCTTTTATCATGATAAAATCAGGGTATTTGATATAAAAAGAAATACGTTTGAAAAGGAAGAGAATAACACTTGGTTAAAAGAATGGAGTGAGTCAGACTCTTATGTCCCTACATATCTTTTTGACGATAAATATGGTAATATCTGGAATTTTGGAAGAGAAAAAGTAGAACTAAAAACTAAAGATGGTGCAATAGATGTGTTGGCGAAGAATAATGGGTGGAACATGAAACAACCTATAACGATTAATATTCTGCAAGAAATCAATAAGGAAGAGTTTATTGCGAGTGGAGTGGGCGGAGCATATCTAATAAATACTTCGAAAAAATCGGTTAGCAATATTTTTTCATTATCAAATGAAAAATGGAATTGTGAAAAATATAATAATTCTATTTATTCGATGATTAAAATAAAGGATAGTATATGGATGGCTTCTTCGATAGGACTATTTTGCTATGACAATAAAAACAAACAAATAGATTACTATAAAAACAAATTTTTCTCGGCCGTACATAGTGTCACAAAAGGAGTGAACAATAGTTTATGGCTGGGGACCAATAATGGACTTTATCGTTATTATCCTTTTGATGGAAGCTATCAGCTTTACGGAAGATTTAAGGGAGTTCGTATCCATGAATATATGAGTGGTTCAGTATTAAAATGTAGAAATGGAGATGTATATTTTGGTGCTGCAGACGGATTAGTGAAAATTAATGCCAATCAAGATACTAATGAATCATTAACTACTCCTGTAGTTTCTATTGTTGATATCATAACTGATGGTGCTCGAAAAACAGAAAATCAAGAGGGGAATCTGCTAAACAATGAAATTAAATTAGTTTGGAATAATTCAAGTTTACGTTTTAATTTGGTGGTAAATGAAAAAGATATTTTTCGTAATAGAATATATAGAATCCAATTCGATGGATACTTAAACGAAGTAATAGAAACTACTAATCCACAAGTTTATTTTACTCATATTCCAAATGGAACCTATGAAATAAAAATATGGTGCAATCTTAAGGATGGAAGTTGGCCCGTAGAATATACATCAATATCGCTTTTTGTTCCATTACCCTGGTGGAAACGTTGGTGGTTTATTGGTAGCGTTATTTCTCTGACATTATTTATTTTTATTCAGATGTCATTGGATTTTAAAAAACAAGAAAAGCTAAAGGCCGAACTATTTATTGAAAGAGAACGAAAAGAACAGCAGAAATTGCTTCATAAAAAAAAGCAGGAATTCTTCACAAATATTTCACATGAATTAAGAACTCCCTTAAGTTTGGTTTATGGACCATTAAAGCGTTTGTTAGGTCAACAGGCTTTCACAAGAGAAGAAGTGTTTCGGAATATAAAAGTAATGCACGAAGCAACGCTTAAAATGAAACGATTAATAGAACAAGTTTTGGATATTCGAAAGTTTGAAATAGGGATAGGAGAGATTAAGTTGGATAGGTTGTATTTAAATAACTGGTTACATAACTATGTAAAGCAGTTTGAACTGGAGTTTGAAACGAAAAGCATAACTCTTGTCGTTAAATTACCAGAAAAAGAAGAAGTTGTAACTTTTGATGAAGATAAATTGGATAAAATCCTTAGTAATTTATTAATCAATGCCATTAAGTATTCTCCTCAGCATGGACAAGTGTTTTTAAGTTACACAAAAAAAGTTGATAAAATTGAATTTGTTATTGCAGATCAAGGACCAGGGATTTTAGAAAAAGAAAAAGAAGTTATTTTTGATCGTTTCTTTCAAGGCAGTAATCATTTAGAAGGTTCGGGAATTGGATTAACATTTGTTCGTAAACTAATAGAGTTTCAGCAGGGTAAAATCTGGGTAAATAATAGACCCGAAGGAGGAGCCGAATTTAGATTTTATCTGCCATATATAAATTATGTACTATCAAAAAATGATAATGCACCAGCTTTTGATAAGATATGTTCTGATAAGAGCGAATTTGTGCAGAATAATGATTTTGAATTATTGAAAGATAAAGTTGTTTTGGTTGTTGAAGATGATATTGACTTGAGAACCTTTATTGTAAAGGGACTTGATCAGCATTGTAAGGTTATTGAAGCTACTAATGGAGAAGAAGCTTGGCATTTGGCCCTGTCTCATTTGCCTGATATTATTATCTCTGATATAATGATGCCAAAAATGAATGGTTTTCAATTATGTGAAAAAATCAAGAATGATGTTCGTGTAAGCCATTTAGTAGTTGTGCTGTTAACAGCTAAGAATGATGAGGAGAGCCGATTACTAGGATATAAAGGAGGGGCTGATGCTTATTTGTCAAAACCATTTAGTTTAGATTTATTATCTGTTCGATTAGTGAATATTATTGAAAATCGAAGTCATCAAAAAGAATTAGTAAGAGTAAAACAAAAAATTGTTCCCGCATTGATAACCTATAACAATACTGATGAAGTATTTCTTAAAAGGGTAATTACTATTATAGAAAACAATCTCGACAACCCTAATTTCAATGTAAATATGTTGAATGCTGAGTTTGCAATGAGTAGATCTACGTTTTATGCAAAAATGAAAACTATATCTGATTTGGGCGTTAATGAATTTATTAAGCTCATTAGAATTGATTTTGCTGCAGAGCTATTAAAAAATACAAACCTCCCTGTAAACGAGATAGCCATGAAAGTCGGTTTTGATAACCAACGATACTTTAGTACAGTTTTTAAAGAAATGAAAAATTGTACACCTACTCAATATCGTGAAATTGAAAGGTGA
- a CDS encoding sensor histidine kinase, producing MSFLEKAYPDCYKVFLDKNGYLTFWERVFDLKTIFFHLPLFYLQPLFFLVGLTFYENQYKLSKIREQKNAVELKALKHQLNPHFLFNTLNNLYVLSVEKSDKAPEIIEKLSDILDYMLYGSDKKFVPIQKEIELIENYLALEQVRYEDRVLVSFKNSIIENIKIAPLLLLTFIENAFKHGVSQELKMAAVKIDLSSEKEHVIFNIFNTKPLSTAEKLIQKKSIGLINVEQQLNLLYPDAYDLKIEETSKSFSVNLKLKKH from the coding sequence ATGTCTTTTCTTGAAAAAGCGTATCCTGATTGCTACAAAGTATTTTTAGATAAAAACGGATATCTTACGTTTTGGGAACGCGTCTTCGATTTAAAAACTATTTTCTTTCACTTACCACTGTTTTATTTACAACCATTATTTTTTCTGGTTGGGTTAACGTTTTATGAAAACCAGTACAAGCTTTCGAAAATTAGAGAACAGAAAAATGCAGTGGAATTAAAAGCGTTAAAACACCAGTTAAATCCTCATTTTTTATTCAATACGTTAAATAACCTGTATGTATTGTCTGTAGAAAAATCAGATAAAGCACCAGAAATTATTGAAAAACTCTCGGATATATTAGATTATATGTTATACGGTAGCGATAAAAAATTTGTACCTATTCAAAAAGAAATTGAACTTATTGAAAATTATTTAGCTTTAGAGCAAGTGCGTTATGAAGATAGAGTTTTGGTGTCGTTTAAAAATTCAATAATCGAAAATATTAAAATAGCACCTTTACTACTATTAACATTTATAGAAAATGCTTTTAAACACGGTGTAAGTCAGGAACTAAAAATGGCAGCTGTAAAAATTGATTTATCTTCTGAAAAAGAGCATGTAATTTTCAATATTTTTAATACTAAACCTTTATCAACAGCGGAAAAATTAATTCAAAAAAAATCGATAGGATTAATCAATGTAGAACAACAACTTAATTTATTATATCCTGATGCTTACGATTTAAAAATTGAAGAAACATCGAAAAGTTTTTCAGTAAATTTAAAACTCAAAAAACACTAA
- a CDS encoding DUF5916 domain-containing protein, whose translation MKTKLFTFSVVLSFYFCGYSQNKTIPFSVESVKIDGKLNEPIWQNAQMFTDFNNYYPNDEGKALNKTEVKVFHDGKNLYIGVAYYDTTSQNKISTLKRDNHGDAVVSSDAFGIVLDPFNQENNGYYFTLNTGNTQVDALVDFNGTDYNFNESWNAVWYSQTSIEGTKKVYEIEIPFKALNFDVNNNIWGIQFFYRDFKTNLWMTYTDMPRNFFQFDLRFTEDVIIENLPKTNTSKFMLVPSVAYNYEEDVLNNTDESTFKPSIDAQYNITSSLRLDATINPDFSQVDVDQQVVNLTRFAINFPERRNFFLENSDLFNNLGPFGVNPFYSRIIGGTTDMQFGLKLSGNVSPNTRIGILNAQTEKTDGNDAQNYAVVVGRQKLSRAFTTTAYWVNRQQTDRFDFKNDYNRVFGLNLNYKSKNNLWSAQTNYGKSFSNDINSNNNFFNIEGQYNTRKTYVKGAFKTVDKNFITDVGFTPRLYNYDAINNQVIRDSYLDSYFVFQKNYYPKKSNTIDRFRYFSIVNDAFWNSKGTLTEMSTVLGNSVWFKKNLSSLYFNLTHNYFNLQYGFDILNNGNPIQPDIYNTIDAKIGYDNRSSNKNFYYATEVFYGGYFNGKRSGFETILGYRLLPFAQLNVNYSLNHINLENLGKNTFHLARFTGEVFFSNRLNWTTYVQYNTQQNNFNINSRLQWEYKPLSYIYFVVTDNFNKHISRTNWGVAFKANYRFDF comes from the coding sequence ATGAAAACTAAGCTATTTACCTTTTCAGTAGTTCTCAGTTTCTATTTCTGCGGATATTCTCAAAATAAAACAATTCCCTTTTCTGTAGAATCTGTAAAAATTGACGGAAAATTGAATGAACCTATCTGGCAAAATGCTCAAATGTTTACTGATTTTAATAATTATTATCCTAACGATGAAGGTAAAGCATTAAATAAAACAGAAGTGAAGGTATTTCATGATGGTAAAAATCTATATATAGGTGTTGCATATTACGACACGACATCACAAAATAAAATTAGCACATTAAAGCGTGATAATCACGGAGATGCTGTTGTAAGCAGCGATGCTTTTGGAATAGTACTTGATCCATTCAATCAAGAAAACAACGGCTATTATTTTACACTGAACACAGGAAATACACAAGTAGATGCGTTGGTAGATTTTAACGGAACAGATTACAATTTTAACGAAAGTTGGAATGCCGTTTGGTATTCGCAAACCTCAATTGAAGGAACTAAAAAAGTATATGAAATAGAAATTCCGTTTAAAGCATTAAACTTTGATGTAAATAACAATATTTGGGGAATTCAATTCTTCTATAGAGATTTTAAAACAAATTTATGGATGACATATACCGATATGCCACGTAACTTTTTTCAGTTTGATTTACGTTTTACAGAAGATGTGATCATTGAAAATTTACCCAAAACCAATACTTCAAAATTTATGTTAGTACCATCTGTAGCGTATAATTACGAAGAAGATGTTCTTAATAACACCGATGAATCTACCTTTAAACCAAGTATAGATGCACAGTATAATATCACGTCTTCATTGCGATTAGATGCGACTATAAATCCTGATTTTTCGCAAGTAGATGTTGACCAACAAGTAGTAAACTTAACCCGTTTTGCAATTAATTTTCCAGAACGAAGAAACTTCTTTTTAGAAAATAGCGACTTGTTTAATAATTTAGGGCCTTTTGGTGTCAATCCGTTTTACTCTCGAATAATTGGTGGAACAACCGATATGCAATTCGGATTAAAACTTTCGGGAAATGTTTCGCCTAATACACGCATCGGAATTTTAAATGCGCAAACCGAAAAAACTGATGGAAACGACGCACAAAATTATGCTGTTGTGGTGGGTCGACAAAAACTATCAAGAGCTTTTACAACCACAGCATATTGGGTAAACAGACAACAAACCGACAGATTTGATTTTAAAAACGATTACAATCGCGTTTTTGGCTTGAATTTAAATTACAAATCAAAAAACAATTTATGGTCAGCACAGACGAACTACGGAAAAAGCTTTAGTAACGATATCAATTCAAATAATAACTTTTTCAATATCGAAGGGCAATACAACACACGAAAAACGTATGTTAAAGGTGCATTTAAAACGGTAGACAAAAACTTTATAACCGATGTTGGCTTTACACCTAGGCTTTACAATTATGATGCTATAAACAACCAGGTAATTCGAGATTCATATTTAGATTCTTATTTCGTTTTTCAGAAAAATTATTATCCCAAAAAATCTAATACTATAGATCGTTTTCGGTATTTCTCGATAGTAAATGATGCATTTTGGAATAGCAAAGGCACACTTACCGAGATGTCTACAGTATTGGGTAATTCAGTTTGGTTTAAGAAGAATTTGTCGTCTTTGTATTTCAATTTGACGCATAATTATTTCAATCTTCAATACGGATTTGATATTTTAAATAATGGTAACCCTATTCAACCAGATATTTACAATACAATTGATGCAAAAATTGGATACGATAACCGTTCAAGTAATAAAAACTTCTATTACGCGACAGAAGTTTTTTACGGTGGATATTTTAACGGAAAAAGAAGTGGTTTTGAAACTATTTTAGGATATCGACTTTTACCTTTTGCACAGTTAAATGTTAATTATTCATTGAATCATATCAATCTTGAAAACTTAGGAAAAAACACCTTTCATTTAGCTCGTTTTACAGGCGAAGTATTTTTTAGCAATCGTTTGAATTGGACAACCTATGTACAATATAATACTCAACAAAATAACTTCAATATTAACAGCCGTTTGCAATGGGAATATAAACCATTATCGTATATCTATTTTGTAGTTACTGATAACTTCAATAAACATATCTCAAGAACTAATTGGGGTGTGGCATTTAAAGCCAATTACCGTTTTGATTTTTAA